Sequence from the Ochrobactrum vermis genome:
TGCCCATGAGAATACGCGGCTTGCCGCCGGACCTGTCGACGAGCAGCAGTGACGCAGCATCGCGTGGCCGCAAAGCTTTGGCTGGAGAGGATGGAAGCTGAATCATGGCGGTCACGGTGACGTTCAGGTCACATCGCCATATTCACCTTCGCCCTTGCCCCCGAAACCGTGCATGTAAAGTGCCCATTGCAGACCGATGGTCGCCCCCTTCATCGGCTGCAACAGGAGCAACGACATAATAACGGTCAGCGGCCCCCAGATTGCCATATGCGCCCAGAGCGGCAGATTGGTTGTCGCTTCTACGCCCATGAAAGCGCCAACAACCACGTGTCCCACGATCAAAATGGTGAGATAGGCTGGAAGATCGTCGGCACGCTGTTCCATGTAGTCTTCATCACAGACAGAACATTGCGCCACCGGCTTCACAAAAGCCCGGAAAAGCTTTCCTTCACCGCAATGCGGGCAGCGTCCGCGAAAGCCACGCCACAACGCTTCACCCAAAGGACGTTTCGGGTGGGCAGCCTTGGGGTTTTCACCTCCGAAAACTTGTACATCTTGCGCGGAATTGGCCTCCAGCGTGCTCATCAGCGACCTCTTCTCTTCTGACGCGGAATACCCGCGGGTTTACCTCTTCGCCCACGCATCGTCCGACTCGCCTTATGGTGCGAACGGGTCGACATTGGCAGAGGATGCGGTTCCGAAACCATCTCAAAACGAAGCGCGCCCGCGATGGGGAGCGCTTCTACAAGACGAACCGTCACGGTGTCGCCGAGCCGGAAGCCTTTACCGCTCCGTTCACCGGCAATCGAATGGTTCGCTTCGTCGTATAAATAGTATTCATGACCTAAAGTTGAAATGGGTACCAGCCCATCCGCGCCATATGTCGCAAGGTTAACGAAAAGGCCCGCTCGCGTGACACCTGTAACACGTCCTTCATATTCATCACCGAGATGCGCGGCAAGGAAGTGCGCGATGAGGCGGTCTACGGTTTCGCGTTCGGCAAGCATTGCCCGACGCTCGGTCGAGGAGATCAACGCGGAGATTTCTTCGAGATGCGCTTCTTCATCCGTGGTCAGGCCGTCGCCGCCAAGGTTCAAGGTCTTGATCAGGGCGCGGTGAACGATGAGGTCGGCGTAACGGCGGATCGGTGAGGTGAAATGTGCATAACGGTGCAAATGCAGACCGAAATGTCCAATATTGTCAGGACTATATTCCGCCTGGCTCTGCGTGCGCAGCACGACTTGATTGACCAGCTCCTGATGATCGGAGCCTTCGACGGCCTCAAGAATTCGATTGAATTGCGCTGGCTGGAGTTCGGCACCTTTGGCGAGGCTCAAATCAAGTGTACGCAGGAATTCACGCAAGGTTTCCTGCTTGGCAAGCGCGGGTGCATCATGAATGCGGAAAATCAACGGCTGGCGGCGCGCTTCCAGCGTTTCGGCAGCGGCGACGTTTGCTTGAATCATGAACTCTTCGATGAGCTTGTGCGCATCAAGCCGTTCAGGAACGATCACCTTGTCAACCTTGCCGTCTGGCGTGAGCAGGATTTTCTTTTCCGGCAGGTCCAGTTCCAGTGGTTCGCGAACATCACGCCCCCGTTTCAGTACGGCATAGGCGTTCCAGAGCGGTTTCAGTATACTGTCGAGAATGGGAGTGGTCTTGTCATCCGGCGCGCCATCAATGGCAGCCTGGGCCTGTGAATAAGCAAGCTTTGCTGCCGACTTCATCATGATGCGATGGAACTTGTGCGATTTCTTGCGTCCGTCCGCCGCAAAAACCATGCGGACGGCGAGGGCAGGGCGATCTTCCAACTCACGAAGCGAGCAGAGATTGTTCGAAATCCGCTCCGGCAACATCGGCACGACGCGGTCCGGAAAATAGACCGAATTACCGCGCTTCTGTGCTTCACGGTCAAGTGCGGAATCAGGGCGCACATAGGCGGCGACATCGGCAATAGCCACGATCACAATCTGACCGCCTGGATTCTCTGGATCTTTATCTGGCTCGGCGTAAACCGCGTCGTCATGATCCTTGGCATCAGCCGGATCGATGGTGAGAAGAGGAATGTCGCGCCAGTCCTCACGGTCTTCCATCGTCGCAGGCTGGGCGGCTTCCGCTTCGCTAATTGCCTCAGTCGGGAAAACATGCGGAATTTCATGCTCGTGAATGGCAATCATCGACAGGGCTTTCTCGCTGTCGATAGATCCAACCACCTGCCGAATTTTGCCGCGTGGCAATCCCTGACGACGCGAGGAGATCAGGTCTACTTCGACAAGATCACCAGCTTCGGCATTTTCCAGCTGTGCCGGATCGAGCTGCACTTCCGGCTGCTTCCGATTGACCGGATCGAGGCGCCATTCACCGTTGCCGAGCTTGCGCACAACGCCAAGCACTGCATTCGTGCGATGCTCCAGACGCTTCATGACGCGAGCGGTATAATCCGGTCCGTCGCGATCCTCATTACGGAATATTTTTGCCAGGACACGATCCCCGACTCCGACAGCCGGACCGCCTTCCGAAGCTTTATTAAGCCGGGTACGGCGGATCAGAACAATAGGCGGCTTCCCATAACCAGCTTCGTCCCATTCCGATGGACGAGCGAGCAAGCTACCGTCCTCATCGCGCCCGGTGATATCAAGCACGGTGACGGCAGGCAATGCACCGGGGCGAGACAAT
This genomic interval carries:
- a CDS encoding DUF983 domain-containing protein yields the protein MSTLEANSAQDVQVFGGENPKAAHPKRPLGEALWRGFRGRCPHCGEGKLFRAFVKPVAQCSVCDEDYMEQRADDLPAYLTILIVGHVVVGAFMGVEATTNLPLWAHMAIWGPLTVIMSLLLLQPMKGATIGLQWALYMHGFGGKGEGEYGDVT
- the rnr gene encoding ribonuclease R, with protein sequence MARRFPKSDTGRSARTERRAAEAKSVDAKNDPNAFLPTREEVLKYIEENPDRAGKRELAKAFNIKGDARIYLKDLLRELSDEGLVEKRARKLSRPGALPAVTVLDITGRDEDGSLLARPSEWDEAGYGKPPIVLIRRTRLNKASEGGPAVGVGDRVLAKIFRNEDRDGPDYTARVMKRLEHRTNAVLGVVRKLGNGEWRLDPVNRKQPEVQLDPAQLENAEAGDLVEVDLISSRRQGLPRGKIRQVVGSIDSEKALSMIAIHEHEIPHVFPTEAISEAEAAQPATMEDREDWRDIPLLTIDPADAKDHDDAVYAEPDKDPENPGGQIVIVAIADVAAYVRPDSALDREAQKRGNSVYFPDRVVPMLPERISNNLCSLRELEDRPALAVRMVFAADGRKKSHKFHRIMMKSAAKLAYSQAQAAIDGAPDDKTTPILDSILKPLWNAYAVLKRGRDVREPLELDLPEKKILLTPDGKVDKVIVPERLDAHKLIEEFMIQANVAAAETLEARRQPLIFRIHDAPALAKQETLREFLRTLDLSLAKGAELQPAQFNRILEAVEGSDHQELVNQVVLRTQSQAEYSPDNIGHFGLHLHRYAHFTSPIRRYADLIVHRALIKTLNLGGDGLTTDEEAHLEEISALISSTERRAMLAERETVDRLIAHFLAAHLGDEYEGRVTGVTRAGLFVNLATYGADGLVPISTLGHEYYLYDEANHSIAGERSGKGFRLGDTVTVRLVEALPIAGALRFEMVSEPHPLPMSTRSHHKASRTMRGRRGKPAGIPRQKRRGR